A window from Enterocloster bolteae encodes these proteins:
- a CDS encoding thioesterase II family protein, translating into MTIKNRYFPFVSENVADSNKGTILFCFHHAGGTATTYRPWTLKSNDSVIIMCVELPGKGTRRTERMAVDFNEILPELSLQIADVSCGRKIVLYGHSMGAAMAFYTAHYLWNQLDRKCEKIIVAGRQAPDQENPYEFKTYMNDDALIEELVRYNATPKEVLENKELLNFILPGLRQDYILNESLVYHGEVLDIPIVAHTGSQDYEANAEIMNLWKHMTTNIFQLNLFEGSHFFVTDLGNKYRDIVIQEAINKRED; encoded by the coding sequence ATGACCATAAAAAATCGGTATTTTCCATTTGTGTCCGAAAATGTAGCTGACAGTAATAAGGGGACTATCTTGTTTTGCTTTCATCATGCAGGAGGAACGGCGACAACATATCGGCCGTGGACTTTGAAATCTAATGATTCAGTGATCATTATGTGTGTCGAGCTGCCTGGAAAGGGAACCAGGCGGACTGAAAGAATGGCTGTTGATTTTAATGAGATTCTGCCGGAACTGTCATTGCAAATTGCTGATGTTAGCTGCGGCAGAAAAATTGTCCTGTATGGGCACAGTATGGGGGCAGCAATGGCGTTTTATACGGCACATTATTTGTGGAATCAATTAGACAGAAAATGTGAAAAAATAATTGTTGCCGGGCGTCAGGCTCCGGATCAGGAAAATCCCTATGAATTTAAGACCTATATGAATGATGATGCTTTAATTGAGGAGTTAGTTCGGTATAATGCCACACCAAAGGAAGTGCTAGAAAATAAAGAGCTGCTGAATTTTATTCTTCCGGGTCTGCGTCAGGATTATATATTAAATGAAAGTCTGGTTTATCATGGAGAAGTGTTGGATATACCGATAGTAGCGCATACTGGAAGCCAGGATTACGAGGCAAATGCAGAGATAATGAATTTGTGGAAACATATGACAACCAATATCTTTCAGTTGAATTTGTTCGAGGGTTCCCATTTCTTTGTTACAGATTTAGGCAATAAGTATAGGGATATTGTGATACAGGAAGCAATTAATAAACGGGAGGATTAA
- a CDS encoding energy-coupling factor transporter transmembrane component T: MHMLAVTETKGFHLDPRTKLLLMAVVATAEFLYGHTAFMLAVALIPFILLLTNRQYKAATIFIVLFVAALVVKEIQNSIRFHMVVNMVVVLLVGLVLRLFPAFAMGNYIIKSTTASECITSLSRMHIGRNITIPLSVLFRFLPTMQEESAAIKDAMRMREIQFGTKKFWQNPMALLEYRFIPLMISVVKIGDELSAAALTRGLDNPADRSSITRVGFTCYDAIAVVISGVMLFVTLFIIKW, encoded by the coding sequence ATGCACATGCTTGCTGTTACAGAGACGAAAGGATTCCATTTAGACCCACGGACAAAATTACTGCTGATGGCCGTTGTAGCTACCGCCGAGTTTTTATACGGCCATACTGCTTTTATGCTTGCAGTGGCTTTGATACCTTTTATTCTATTACTTACAAACAGGCAGTATAAGGCAGCAACCATTTTTATAGTTCTGTTTGTAGCTGCTTTGGTGGTTAAGGAAATCCAAAACTCAATTCGTTTTCATATGGTTGTCAATATGGTTGTAGTTTTATTGGTGGGATTGGTTTTAAGGCTTTTTCCTGCTTTTGCAATGGGAAATTACATAATTAAGTCTACTACTGCCAGTGAGTGTATTACATCACTGAGCAGAATGCATATCGGTAGGAATATTACCATTCCTCTTTCTGTATTATTTCGCTTTTTACCTACCATGCAGGAAGAGTCAGCAGCTATTAAAGACGCTATGAGAATGAGGGAAATCCAGTTTGGTACGAAAAAATTTTGGCAGAATCCAATGGCACTGCTTGAATATCGTTTCATACCGCTTATGATTTCGGTTGTAAAGATTGGTGATGAACTGTCTGCAGCAGCATTAACCCGTGGGTTGGATAATCCAGCGGATCGGTCAAGTATAACGAGAGTTGGATTTACCTGTTACGATGCCATTGCGGTAGTAATTTCAGGCGTTATGCTGTTTGTCACCTTATTTATTATTAAATGGTAG
- a CDS encoding ABC transporter ATP-binding protein — translation MIEIKDVSFTYESGESENSLRNINLKIKDGETVLLCGESGCGKTTLTRLINGLIPHYYNGQLTGQIYLDGKEVKDYQLYQIAPMVGSVFQNPRTQFYNVDTTSEIVFGCENMGLPVQEMLARLENTTKCLKLENLLGRSLFALSGGEKQKIACASADAICPNTFVLDEPSSNLDISSIKDLTEVIRQWQSENKTVIVAEHRLYYLAPYADRIIYMKRGEICNEYTREEFLGLDPKELKKMGLRALNPFDLMPEKTPEANEKSLQIDNFWFSYEKRGYPIVNIPDLTLPQGEIIGIIGDNGAGKSSFARCLCGLDKSSKGTLKLNGNALNAKKRRHISYMVMQDVNHQLFTEDVLDELLLSMDGENEEEDKVRAQEILAGLDLSDKLKLHPMSLSGGEKQRVAIGSAVASGKEIIIFDEPTSGLDYRHMLEVSEKLIQLKEMKKTLFLITHDPELIYKCCTHLMFIEHGRILWHRPMDNEAVRLLQEFFSHEKGSSAMAI, via the coding sequence ATGATAGAAATAAAAGATGTGTCCTTTACCTATGAAAGCGGAGAATCAGAGAATAGCCTGCGTAATATTAATTTGAAAATCAAAGATGGAGAGACTGTTTTACTGTGTGGTGAATCTGGTTGCGGTAAAACAACTTTGACACGCCTGATTAACGGATTGATTCCACATTATTATAATGGACAGTTAACGGGACAGATTTATTTGGATGGGAAAGAGGTAAAGGATTATCAGCTATATCAGATTGCTCCCATGGTTGGCTCTGTATTTCAAAACCCGAGAACACAGTTCTACAATGTAGATACGACAAGCGAGATTGTGTTTGGATGCGAAAATATGGGGTTGCCGGTGCAGGAAATGCTGGCAAGGCTTGAGAATACAACAAAATGCCTTAAATTAGAAAATCTGCTTGGACGGAGCCTGTTTGCTTTATCTGGTGGAGAAAAGCAGAAGATAGCCTGTGCATCGGCAGATGCTATCTGCCCGAATACTTTTGTTTTGGATGAACCGTCCTCTAATTTGGATATTTCTTCGATAAAAGATTTAACAGAAGTAATTCGCCAATGGCAATCTGAAAATAAAACAGTAATTGTTGCCGAACACCGCCTTTATTACCTGGCTCCATATGCGGACCGAATCATATATATGAAGCGCGGAGAGATATGTAATGAATATACAAGAGAGGAATTTTTGGGACTAGACCCAAAAGAGTTAAAGAAAATGGGATTACGTGCATTAAATCCATTTGACTTGATGCCTGAAAAAACCCCTGAAGCAAATGAAAAAAGCCTGCAGATTGATAATTTTTGGTTTTCATATGAAAAACGGGGATATCCGATTGTAAACATACCGGATTTAACATTGCCGCAGGGAGAAATCATTGGAATCATTGGTGACAATGGAGCTGGTAAATCCTCTTTTGCCAGATGTCTATGCGGATTAGATAAATCTTCAAAGGGCACTTTGAAATTAAATGGCAATGCCCTTAATGCGAAGAAGCGCCGGCATATTTCCTATATGGTAATGCAGGATGTAAATCACCAGCTTTTTACAGAAGATGTTCTTGATGAACTTTTGCTGAGTATGGATGGAGAAAATGAGGAAGAGGACAAGGTTCGGGCACAAGAAATTTTGGCCGGGCTTGATTTGTCGGATAAACTGAAACTGCACCCAATGTCATTATCCGGTGGAGAGAAGCAGCGAGTTGCTATTGGCAGTGCGGTTGCATCTGGAAAAGAAATAATCATATTTGATGAACCCACCAGCGGGTTGGATTATAGACATATGCTTGAGGTTTCAGAAAAATTAATACAGCTAAAAGAAATGAAAAAAACGTTGTTTCTGATAACGCATGATCCTGAACTGATATACAAATGCTGTACACATCTTATGTTTATTGAGCATGGCCGTATATTATGGCATCGGCCTATGGATAACGAGGCTGTAAGACTTTTACAGGAATTTTTCTCCCACGAAAAGGGTAGTTCAGCAATGGCTATATAA
- a CDS encoding amino acid adenylation domain-containing protein: MKENISIIKGMDTLRTIAEERKVSVNVLLKGIAVEIYYRWFANETAIEYVTLNDLISEVIDRSKDKDTIVINDYVCSVMCNNDKAVLCIECEQLECDMMEGLSAFTEEIILEWADLADNAPMVHQIPRNQMAVRKNRNRTKKTFSDECLHHGFFENAANAPGKAALIYYKNGNKEEISYSCLQDMILKLAGYLKENDVKSGTLVGVSIPKGINQVIAVYGILAAGATYVPIGVHQPVERKKKIIDTGRIRYIVTSNEMRSEEDLGVSVICLEAVLQKALPAKEPGFPETNQPAYIIFTSGTTGIPKGVVISHSEAHNTIADINQRFNIGRNHTGIAISDLDFDLSVYDIFGLLSAGGTLVVLSEETKREPVFWRKAIIDAGVNVWNSVPALFDMLLTTCETDKQMLPLQLVLLSGDWIKMDLYDRLKAISECCKFVSLGGATEAAIWSNYFVVDGIDSSWKSIPYGEPLSNQYLRVVDGNGYDCPDYVNGELWIGGDGVAEGYLNDPELTDAKFVAIDGVRWYKTGDLVRYNSAGIVEFLGRIDNQVKINGYRIELGEVENVIKRSPDVSNVVVGVVDEKGKKELGAVIVPKINAAVNVHITCCEDNNKYSDFHMKERERVVRQLILEFCHMQSRVSAEYRPIIEFWEGWLECHMEYSADIFYAREEMEPLQKVMNARNLFAEILTGEQRVEELLRREEVSPEFWSLKGEDTKYFLDKILAGDISNRKIAVLGARTGEIIKQYWDGFCQAEEITLFDTSAGILKLAQEKLGGMNANIRYCSTYNEGVEESELNKYDIVLAVNLLHTYEEPLKEVEWAALLLKREGDFYAIEYEELDPMGILISGLLENGFVNRKRGRREHTPLLLLDDWKNIYGQAPFGEVAINRRGRLGALLIHAKNVTPEVIEMRSRILEYMNENLTAYMIPTKRMIVKQVVLSKNGKVDRQQTLALLAVKQTAEKESIILQGIEADIAELWTNILSCKIFDRSQSFFESGGDSLSATRFLAEIKKKYSVDIPLKDIFSTPSLKSVADLLQARLAENEGMVEGEI, from the coding sequence ATGAAGGAAAACATTTCGATTATAAAAGGGATGGACACGTTAAGAACAATTGCAGAGGAACGGAAGGTATCGGTTAATGTACTGCTAAAGGGAATCGCAGTGGAAATATATTATCGTTGGTTTGCAAATGAAACAGCAATAGAATATGTGACGCTGAATGATTTGATTAGTGAGGTAATCGACAGGTCTAAGGATAAAGATACCATAGTTATCAATGATTACGTGTGCAGTGTAATGTGCAACAATGATAAGGCTGTTCTGTGCATTGAGTGTGAGCAGTTGGAATGTGATATGATGGAAGGCTTGAGTGCTTTTACTGAGGAAATTATTTTGGAGTGGGCAGATTTAGCTGATAATGCTCCAATGGTCCACCAAATTCCGAGAAATCAGATGGCTGTCAGGAAGAACAGGAATAGGACGAAAAAAACATTTTCAGATGAATGCCTACATCATGGATTTTTTGAAAATGCGGCAAATGCGCCTGGGAAAGCAGCACTTATATATTACAAGAATGGAAATAAAGAAGAAATTAGTTATTCCTGCTTACAGGATATGATTTTAAAGTTAGCTGGATATTTAAAGGAAAATGATGTAAAAAGCGGAACGCTGGTCGGTGTAAGTATACCCAAAGGCATTAATCAGGTTATTGCCGTTTATGGTATTTTGGCGGCAGGAGCAACATATGTGCCTATTGGCGTTCACCAGCCTGTAGAAAGAAAAAAGAAAATTATAGATACTGGAAGAATAAGGTATATCGTAACAAGCAATGAAATGAGGTCAGAAGAAGATTTAGGAGTATCTGTGATCTGCCTTGAAGCGGTTCTTCAGAAAGCGTTACCGGCAAAAGAACCTGGCTTTCCCGAAACGAACCAACCGGCTTATATTATTTTTACATCGGGTACAACTGGTATACCTAAAGGTGTGGTTATCTCCCATAGTGAGGCCCATAATACAATAGCCGATATAAATCAACGATTTAATATAGGTAGGAATCATACTGGGATCGCTATTTCAGACTTGGATTTTGATTTATCTGTTTATGATATTTTTGGATTGTTATCAGCTGGGGGAACCTTGGTGGTGTTGAGTGAGGAAACAAAAAGGGAGCCTGTATTTTGGAGAAAAGCAATTATTGATGCGGGCGTAAATGTTTGGAACTCGGTTCCGGCACTGTTTGATATGTTATTAACCACCTGTGAAACTGATAAACAAATGCTGCCGCTTCAACTGGTTTTATTATCCGGAGATTGGATTAAGATGGATTTATATGACAGGCTGAAAGCAATCAGTGAATGCTGTAAGTTTGTTTCTCTGGGAGGAGCAACGGAAGCGGCCATATGGTCTAATTATTTTGTTGTGGACGGTATTGACAGCAGCTGGAAGTCAATACCATATGGTGAACCACTAAGCAATCAGTATCTGAGAGTTGTTGATGGTAATGGATATGATTGTCCGGATTATGTAAATGGGGAACTGTGGATTGGCGGGGACGGTGTGGCAGAAGGCTACTTAAATGACCCTGAATTAACAGATGCGAAGTTTGTTGCAATAGATGGGGTAAGGTGGTATAAAACCGGCGATTTGGTCCGGTATAATTCTGCAGGGATTGTAGAATTTCTGGGTAGAATCGACAATCAGGTTAAGATTAATGGCTACCGAATCGAATTGGGAGAAGTAGAAAATGTTATTAAGCGTTCTCCGGACGTTTCTAATGTAGTGGTAGGTGTGGTTGATGAGAAAGGAAAAAAGGAATTAGGAGCTGTGATTGTTCCGAAAATAAATGCTGCTGTCAATGTACATATTACTTGTTGTGAGGATAACAACAAATATTCGGATTTCCATATGAAGGAACGTGAAAGAGTTGTCAGGCAGTTGATTCTTGAATTCTGTCATATGCAATCAAGGGTATCAGCAGAGTATAGGCCGATTATAGAATTTTGGGAGGGCTGGCTTGAATGCCATATGGAATATTCAGCAGATATATTTTACGCCAGAGAGGAAATGGAACCATTGCAAAAGGTTATGAATGCAAGGAATCTTTTTGCGGAGATACTCACGGGGGAGCAACGTGTGGAGGAGCTGCTTCGGAGGGAGGAGGTTTCACCAGAGTTCTGGTCTTTAAAGGGGGAAGATACGAAGTACTTTTTAGACAAGATACTGGCAGGCGATATAAGTAACAGGAAAATCGCAGTTTTGGGTGCAAGAACAGGAGAAATTATAAAGCAATACTGGGACGGATTCTGCCAGGCAGAGGAGATAACGTTATTTGATACTTCAGCGGGAATATTGAAGTTGGCACAGGAAAAACTGGGAGGAATGAATGCAAATATCCGCTATTGCAGTACATACAATGAGGGTGTGGAAGAATCGGAACTGAATAAATATGATATTGTTTTGGCGGTAAATCTATTGCATACCTATGAGGAACCTTTAAAGGAAGTGGAGTGGGCAGCGCTTCTGCTGAAGAGGGAAGGGGACTTTTATGCAATCGAGTATGAGGAGTTAGACCCCATGGGTATTCTTATTTCTGGTTTGCTGGAGAATGGATTTGTTAATAGAAAGCGGGGAAGACGAGAGCATACGCCTTTACTATTATTGGATGATTGGAAAAATATTTATGGACAGGCTCCTTTTGGAGAGGTTGCAATAAACAGAAGAGGAAGATTGGGAGCTCTGTTAATCCACGCTAAAAACGTAACACCAGAAGTAATAGAAATGAGATCTCGTATATTAGAATACATGAATGAAAATCTGACGGCCTACATGATTCCGACTAAACGCATGATTGTAAAGCAAGTAGTGTTGAGCAAAAATGGAAAGGTGGATAGACAGCAGACATTAGCGTTATTGGCTGTAAAGCAAACAGCGGAAAAGGAGAGTATCATACTTCAGGGAATTGAAGCTGATATTGCAGAGCTTTGGACAAACATTCTGAGTTGCAAAATATTTGATAGGAGCCAGAGCTTTTTTGAATCGGGCGGAGATAGTCTATCAGCAACTCGGTTTCTGGCGGAAATCAAGAAGAAATACTCTGTGGATATACCATTAAAGGATATCTTTAGCACGCCATCTCTCAAGTCTGTTGCGGATCTGCTTCAGGCCAGGCTTGCGGAGAATGAAGGTATGGTTGAAGGCGAGATATAA
- a CDS encoding condensation domain-containing protein: protein MDKTKEFIWLADNELRINLNKLASDGINVWLEDEKLKFKGEQGKVTEEALKWMRQNKTAIISYLLEKEEVQDKGFDLTPIQKAYFLGRDNLYELGGISANYYFEIDMDKLDVKKFESIFNQVIHDNEALRGIILKCGRQAVLSNVPWFSIEVKRVNDEAEQKALRLEWESKIYPLESWPMFHVGLTTKDNCCYRLHVGFDCILLDAWSVTLMLKQIYKLYENDKIMVPAYTFREYCNEHGKLLNEKIQEQAERYWSQRCEMLPKAPALPYAKKLSDINIPHFRRLNYELPRSDTETIYMKAKEYKVTPAAVLCTVYMKVLAEYAESPEFSINLTVFNRLSANREVQEVLGDFTNISIAVYEAKKGRSFKEEVLETQKEFWNLVKYRGYEGVKIIRKMPKNNPVQASLPVVFTGILQGLKQSDYYLPNWAREIYAYSQTPQVSLDYQATDFKGNLSVNWDYVVQAFENFVIQEMFDKNIALLRKIIQLDWEQEIEI from the coding sequence ATGGATAAAACAAAAGAGTTCATATGGCTGGCAGATAATGAGTTGAGAATAAATTTAAATAAATTAGCCAGTGATGGAATCAATGTATGGTTAGAGGATGAAAAGCTAAAGTTTAAAGGCGAACAGGGCAAGGTTACGGAAGAGGCATTAAAATGGATGCGGCAGAATAAAACAGCAATTATATCCTATCTCTTGGAGAAGGAGGAGGTTCAGGATAAGGGATTTGATTTAACCCCGATACAAAAGGCGTATTTCTTGGGTAGGGATAACCTCTATGAATTGGGAGGTATCAGTGCTAATTACTATTTTGAAATAGATATGGATAAGCTGGATGTTAAGAAATTTGAATCAATATTTAACCAGGTGATTCATGATAATGAGGCACTGAGAGGCATTATCTTGAAGTGTGGGAGGCAGGCTGTTTTAAGTAACGTACCGTGGTTCTCCATTGAAGTGAAAAGAGTAAATGATGAAGCAGAGCAAAAAGCGCTGCGGTTAGAGTGGGAAAGCAAAATATATCCGTTGGAGTCCTGGCCTATGTTTCATGTGGGTCTGACAACAAAGGATAATTGCTGTTACAGGCTGCATGTGGGGTTTGACTGTATTTTGCTGGATGCCTGGAGTGTCACACTTATGCTGAAGCAGATATATAAACTTTATGAAAATGATAAGATTATGGTTCCTGCATACACCTTTAGAGAATATTGCAATGAACATGGGAAGCTTCTGAATGAAAAAATTCAGGAGCAGGCTGAGCGGTATTGGAGCCAGCGGTGTGAAATGCTTCCGAAGGCACCGGCCTTGCCATATGCAAAAAAACTATCGGATATTAATATACCGCATTTTAGAAGATTGAATTATGAGTTGCCGAGATCCGATACAGAAACGATATATATGAAGGCGAAGGAATACAAAGTAACCCCAGCAGCAGTTCTGTGTACTGTTTATATGAAAGTATTGGCAGAATATGCGGAGTCTCCTGAGTTTTCCATAAATCTAACTGTGTTTAATCGTTTATCAGCAAATAGGGAAGTGCAGGAAGTCCTTGGAGACTTTACGAATATCAGTATCGCGGTATATGAAGCGAAGAAAGGACGGTCATTTAAGGAGGAGGTTCTGGAAACACAGAAAGAATTTTGGAATTTGGTTAAATATAGAGGGTATGAGGGCGTAAAGATAATCAGAAAAATGCCAAAGAATAATCCAGTTCAGGCGTCTTTGCCGGTAGTTTTTACGGGAATCCTTCAGGGACTTAAACAGTCCGATTACTATCTCCCCAATTGGGCAAGAGAAATTTATGCCTACAGCCAGACACCTCAAGTTTCTTTGGATTATCAGGCAACGGATTTTAAAGGTAATCTGTCTGTTAATTGGGATTACGTGGTACAGGCATTTGAGAATTTTGTGATACAGGAGATGTTTGACAAAAATATAGCTCTGCTGAGGAAAATCATTCAATTGGATTGGGAACAGGAAATTGAAATATAG
- a CDS encoding 4'-phosphopantetheinyl transferase family protein, with protein sequence MWNDGVYIFKELDRISESDLERVSMILPEYRLEKVKKYKRDLDRKNCVIAYLLLTIALKREFNIEGRIAMDYGIHGKPYLKEYQDVYFNFSHCSQGVVCAVSINDIGVDIETIDEKRMFFSSDIFSPKELEFIVNSQKEDFFRLWVLKEATVKCTGIGLVYGSNYIEFLTPKDGTFCKDEFVYHLKKIGSMYLAVCSKYPVRYQMVTRKELLNI encoded by the coding sequence ATGTGGAATGATGGTGTTTATATATTTAAGGAGTTAGACCGTATCAGTGAATCAGATTTAGAACGGGTATCTATGATTTTGCCGGAATATCGGTTGGAAAAGGTTAAAAAATATAAACGGGATCTTGATCGTAAGAATTGCGTCATCGCTTATCTCTTATTAACGATTGCCCTGAAACGGGAGTTTAATATAGAGGGAAGGATTGCTATGGACTATGGCATTCACGGAAAACCGTATTTAAAAGAATATCAAGACGTTTACTTTAATTTTAGCCACTGTTCCCAGGGTGTGGTCTGTGCTGTTTCTATAAATGATATAGGTGTTGATATAGAAACAATCGATGAAAAGAGAATGTTCTTTTCATCGGATATTTTTTCACCAAAAGAACTGGAATTCATTGTAAATTCGCAGAAAGAAGATTTCTTCCGCTTATGGGTTTTAAAGGAAGCTACTGTAAAATGTACAGGCATAGGTTTGGTCTACGGGAGCAATTATATTGAGTTTTTAACTCCGAAAGACGGGACTTTCTGCAAAGATGAATTTGTGTATCATCTGAAAAAGATAGGAAGTATGTATTTAGCGGTATGTAGCAAATACCCGGTCCGATATCAAATGGTTACACGAAAGGAGTTACTCAATATATGA